The sequence below is a genomic window from Desulfomonile tiedjei.
GTTCTGACCATCGCCGCACTGCTTATTGCCGCATGGTCTTTACAGGCTTTCGCCAACATGCAGCCTATGCCCGGTCCCATGGGGCCGCCGATGCAAATGCCCATGAAAGTAGGACCCAAGAAGTGCTCCGCACCTCCCCCGGCCTGCATGCCCCAGGGGTGCGGGCCAGTGGGCTATCAGGCCCCCGGTTGCGCGCCGATGCCGTGTCCTCCTCAGGGCTGCGCACCAGCGCCTTGCCCGCCACAGGCGTGTGCGCCGGCACCTTGCCCTCCGCAGGCTTGCCCGCCGCCAATGTGCCCTCCCCCCGGATGTCCTCCGCCAATGTGCGGACCGGGATTCGGTGGAGGCGGAATGCTGGACAGCCCGAGGGATTGTTTAGGTGCAATTCTGGGGATAATTGGCACCCCGTTTCGTTTGCTCGACAACATTCTTTGCGCTCAGAAGAAGCCCTGCCCGGTGAAGTGCTGCCCGCCGCCCCCGTGTTTCCCCATGGCGTGTGCCCCTCCGGCCAAGGTATCCAAGCGATCCGCGGCTCGGGCGTCAATGCCAAACAGCCCCGGGTTCATGCGATAAGGAGCAATGGCCGATTCTGAGTTGTCTCGTCTTGTGGAAGCCGGAAAGAAGGCTGTAAGATCCCCTGCAGATCGCTACTATGGTCAAAATGTCTAGGCGGGCCCTTTGTAGAGGGTCCGCCTAGACAAATGCTTTTAGGCGAGAAACTACGAGATAGTTGCATAGCCTTTCCCGGCTTTGGCCGGTTCGACCGCAAACAGCGTTTCTCCTTATCCCGTCCTGGAAATCACGCCCGTCTCTTGTCGAAATTGCTCGTGCCACTCATTGAAAAAGATCAGCAGCCAAAGCCTGTGAGTATGATCGGCCCGTCCCAGTTGGTGCTCTTTCCAAAGGTCTTCAACACCCTTTTTGTCGAAAAGACCGTGGGTACTCTCCATCAGCCGCTGTTCGCCCCAACTCTTCAGCCTACCCTTGAACCAGGAGCCAAGAGGTATTTGGAACCCATACTTGGATCGCCCTAGTATCTCGGCCGGGACGCGTCCCTGTGCAGCATCGCGAAGAATCCTCTTGGTCCCGACGCCTCTTATCTTGAACCTCAACGGCATCCGGCCGGCAAGCTCGACAACTCGATAGTCCAGCAGCGGGCTGCGCACCTCCAGGGCGTGAGCCATGCTCATTCTATCCACTTTGGTGAGGATGTCCTCTGCCAAGTATGTCTGAAGGTCGGTCAGCATCATGCGGCTGACTGGATCCAGTCCCATCCATTGTCTCGCGGCTGAGATTACGGGGTCCAAGTCAGCTTGATAGTGCAGACCGGTCAATCCCGCGACTTGTGGAACCGAAAAGGTCCTGGGCACCACTGCTAGAGGGTTGTCACGAATACGTCCGGACGCCTCCACGAAAAGAAGCAACTTCTTGGCCGCGCTGGTTCCGTAATAGTCCGTGGTCGCAGGCAAACTCCGTACCAAGGGTTCTATGACCTTGCGTCTCAGCGCGGTTGGCAACAGATCGTAGATCAGTTGAACGCGGCGGGCCAGATACCTTTCGTACCCGCCAAAGAGTTCGTCGCCCCCATCACCGGACAGGGCCACGGTAACGTGCTGCCGGGTCATTTCGCAAAGGCGCCAGGTAGGGATCGCTGATGAATCCCCGAAGGGCTCACCAAAATGGCGAACCATCTTCGGCAACAGGTCTTCAACACCGTAATCAACCGGTTGCTCGCTGTGATCGGTTGCTAGAGCCTCCGCGGCCAGCCTGGACCATTTAGATTCGTCATGGCTGGTTCCCGGAAAGGATATGCTGAATGTCCGTACCCTGTTGGAAACGTTTTCGCGCATAAGGGCCGTGATCAAGGTGGAATCCAGGCCCCCGCTGAGAAAAGAGCCCAGGGGCACGTCCGATATGAGCCGCAAACGAACTGCATCTTGAAGCAAGTCCAGCAGGGCGCTTCTCTGGGATGGGTAGTCGTTCGATTCCTCAGGAAAAGGGGGCTCCCAGTAACGCCAAACGCGAAATCCCCCGGCATCGAAGATCGCCGCATGAGCAGCGGGAAGTTTGAACACTCCCTTGAAAATCGAGTCCGGAGCCGGGATGAAGTCGTAAAGAAGGTATTCAAAAACCGCCTGATTATTCAGGTCTCGAGGAACGGCCGGATCTCGAAGCAGAGAATAAAGCTCAGACGAAAAGCTGACTCTGTCCTTGGCATGAGTGTAATAAAGCGGCTTCTTTCCTAAACGATCGCGTGCCAGAAACAGTCGTTTCTCGCGATCGTCCCATATAGCGAAGCTGAACATGCCGTTGAGGTCATCCAGCATGGCTTCTTTTTTTTGGAGGTACAGCTCCAACAAGACCTCAGTGTCCGATTGGGTCCGGAACCTATGGCCTTTGCTTTCCAGGAACTTGCGGATTTCACGGAAGTTGTAGATCTCGCCATTGAAAACCACCGCGGTGGTTCCATCTTGTGACAGCATGGGTTGCCCGGCGGAAACGGAAAGATCGATTATTGACAGCCTTCGGAACCCGAAAACACACGCGGGAAAAGCATGAGTCCCGCCCATGTCGGGACCTCGGTGCTTCAGGCTGGAGGTCATAGCCTCAACCGTTCCACTGAACGGTTTCTCTGAGAAGTCAACAATTCCGCAAATTCCGCACATTCGGACGCCCTCGGATGCCGTGGTTCGGCCGGCAAATGGGAAAATATACCAAACCGCGGCTTATTGGAAGCGAAGCAGTCTGTTCCGTACCCAACTGGTGGAATGAGTGGTGCCAATGCGCGGTCAAACAGGTGACAATGGGTGCAGCCGACCCTGGCAGGTCTCTGAAGCGAAGTCAGGTCAGGCGTTCGTAGCGGAGGAGATCTGCCAGGGTCGGCAAGGAACCAACTTTTCAATGGTACTCATTTGAAAGCGCATAGGCACGAGTTCACCGGAATGAACACCGCAAGGCCAGAACTCGCTTCCATCTTCGTTAAACCTTGACTTGATACCGGTCGTTCATTATTCTTTAACGTGTTGAACAAAATACAACATCGTGAAATCGCTTCTACCGGAGACACTCATGGCCGAGCAAGATAAGGCTAAAAGAAAGTCGTTCGCAGCGGCTTCTGAAATGAAAAGACTGATGGCCGATCATTTTCACTCGCTGGATGCAGCGAAAAAGGCCGGCCGGCCCAAAGTTGCCTGGTGCACTTCCGTAGGACCCGCGGAACTCCTCCACGCTATGGGATTCCTCGTCTATTATCCTGAAAATCACGGCGCTCTTTTGGGCGCGACTCGCATGGCCACGGATTTCATTCCGGTAGCCAATTCAATCGGGTACTCGCCGGACATCTGTTCCTACCTCACGTCCGACGTGGGCGCCTACCTCAAGGGACAGACGCCGCTGACCAAGTCCTATGGGTTGGAATCCATCCCAAAGGCCGACATTCTGGTCTATAACACCAACCAGTGCCGAGACGTTCAGGACTGGTTCGCCTTTTACGCGCGTGAATGGGATGTTCCGCTCGTGGGAATACACACGCACCGAAACATTAAGGCGGTCCAACAGTACCACATCACGGATCTGGCAGCTCAGATGAAAGCCATGATCCCCACCCTGGAGCAAGTGTCCGGGAATCGATTCGACGTGGATCGGCTCCGTGAGGTCGTATCGCTTTCCCTGGAATGCACCAGGCTCTGGCGACAAGTCCTGGAATGCGGAGCTGCCAAGCCCGCGCCGTTGACCTTTTTCGACGCCAGTATTCATATGGCTCCGGCGGTGGTCCTCCGAGGATTGCCCGAAGCAGTGGAGTACTATAAGTTGCTCCTGAACGAACTGGACGAGCGCATTGCACAAAAGACCGCGGCAATAGACGGCGAACGCCACAGGATCTACTGGGACGGCATGCCCATCTGGGGGAAGCTCAGGGATCTGAGCGACCAGTTTTCATCGCTCAAAACAAATATCGTCGCGTCAACCTACTGCAATAGCTGGATCTTTGACGCATTCGACCCCGCGGAACCCTTCGAGTCCATGGCCAGAGCGTACACGGAGCTTTTTATCGTTCGAGACGAATCCTATAAAGAGGCGTACATGGACCAATGGATCGAGCGCTTCGGGGTGGACGGCGTGATTTTCCACGACGCGAAAACATGCCCGAACAACTCCAACAGCCGTTACTCCATGCCCCAACGCATGACCAAACGCCTCAAGGTCCCCTCGCTGGTAATCCAAGGCGACCTTAACGACCTGCGATGCTACTCCGAAGAACAAACTAAGACCAATATAGAAGCATTCATCGAACAACTAGACGACCAACGGTGACGCGGGAGGAGGAAGGAAGAAGGAAAAGGGAAGAGAGAAGAGAGAAGAGGAGAAGGATTTGCAGGGGAACCCCTTTTTGCAAAAAGGGGTTCCCCTGCACCCCTCCCCAAAAACTCCATTGTACGTTCCTTGTTTCCAGGCAGGGCCTGGAAACAAGGAACGCTCTTCGTCAAAACGATGAACGGAAACAGAAGTCGGCCCTGGTCAGGGTTTGAAGGCAAATCTGTCGCCGGCCCTCCTTGCGACTGCGGGTTCAGAACGGCGTTGAGGTAAAGTTGGCTGAGAGGGCGAGGAGGCTCCGTGACATCGGCATCATGGCGAAGGCAACGAATTCCTTAAAGAAGATATAGGAGTTTTTGGGGTGGGGTCCGGGGAGGGCGTTTTTGCAAAAACGCCCTCCCCGGCTTCCTCTCTCCTCTCTTCTCCCCATCTCCTCCCTCCCCTTCCCTCACCTCCACATCTCACCCACCCCACAGGTGACACATGGCGCGCGATTTTGGAGGCGGAGTCGATGTCGGCTCCTGCACGACTAAGGCAGTAGTAGTTGACAAAGAGGAGCGCATCCTCGGGAGTCATGTGCTTTATTCCGGCACTGATTTCGAGGTTGCGTCGGAGACCGCGTGGACAGAGTGTTTACGGGCCGCGGGACTCGACCGCGCGGATGTTACGTCCGTAATATCGACGGGATACGGTAGGAGGAGTGTTCCTTTCGCGTCGTCGAATCGGACGGAGATCTCATGTCATGGTCGGGGCTGTCTGCATTTCTTTCCCGGCCCGATCACGGTGGTGGACATCGGAGGACAGGACAATAAGGTCATAAAGCTGGACAAAGACGGGCATCGGGTGAGTTTCAAAATGAACCGAAAATGCGCTGCCGGAACAGGCGCATTCCTTGAAGAGATGGCTTTGCGGCTCCGCCTCCCGCTCCAAGACCTTGACGGACTGGCTCGAAACGCGGACGGTGAAGTCGCTCTGGGAAGTTATTGCACGGTCTTTACAGCCACGGAGGTGCTGGAGAAGATCAAGGCCGGCCATCGAGTGGAACAGATCGTCAGAGGCCTCTTCCATTCCGTGGTGAAGCGAATCATGGAAATGGACGTGTTGACCGACACCGTCGTACTCACCGGTGGCGTGATCGAACACAACCCTTTCCTCGCGGAACTCATCAAACAGCATACCGCCAGCCCCGTCGCCATACCGCCGCATCCGCAAATTACCGGCGCTCTCGGAGCCGCTCTATACGCAGTGGTGTAGTAGTAAGGGAGTAAGAATTGCGGGGAGGACCTTTTTGCAAAAAGGTCCTCCCCGCACCCCTCTCCAAAAACTCCCGTATCATGCTTGCTTTGTGTCTTCCGCCATTGGCGGAAGACACAAAGCAAGTAATAAGCAGGGTTCTTCTAACTGGGGACAAACATCCTCGTGTAAGATGCGGTGAGCAAAGCGAACCGCATCTCTCGAAAAAACCGTAGGGTGCAATGCTTTGGGGTCACCGCGTCCTGGCAGTCTGCACGTTGCCCTGCGACGGAGGCGCTCTTGCCGAGATCTGGCACAGAAGGTTCCGATCACACTCTCTGCTACTTGAGGCCGAGCTTGTCCTTGGGTAGACGAGCCAAAACCGTCGCGGTAAGACTCCCAATGTATAGAAAATCCTTGGTTTCCGTGACTGCGGTATTCTGAGGATAAGTAGTCTGAGGGTCTTGCAGGTCCAGCAGAATCTTGCCGTTGCCGTCGACGGCAATGATGTGGCCGTAAGATTCGGCTTTCGGCCGCATGAAGGACGGCATACGCTGAATCATCTTCC
It includes:
- the asnB gene encoding asparagine synthase (glutamine-hydrolyzing), coding for MCGICGIVDFSEKPFSGTVEAMTSSLKHRGPDMGGTHAFPACVFGFRRLSIIDLSVSAGQPMLSQDGTTAVVFNGEIYNFREIRKFLESKGHRFRTQSDTEVLLELYLQKKEAMLDDLNGMFSFAIWDDREKRLFLARDRLGKKPLYYTHAKDRVSFSSELYSLLRDPAVPRDLNNQAVFEYLLYDFIPAPDSIFKGVFKLPAAHAAIFDAGGFRVWRYWEPPFPEESNDYPSQRSALLDLLQDAVRLRLISDVPLGSFLSGGLDSTLITALMRENVSNRVRTFSISFPGTSHDESKWSRLAAEALATDHSEQPVDYGVEDLLPKMVRHFGEPFGDSSAIPTWRLCEMTRQHVTVALSGDGGDELFGGYERYLARRVQLIYDLLPTALRRKVIEPLVRSLPATTDYYGTSAAKKLLLFVEASGRIRDNPLAVVPRTFSVPQVAGLTGLHYQADLDPVISAARQWMGLDPVSRMMLTDLQTYLAEDILTKVDRMSMAHALEVRSPLLDYRVVELAGRMPLRFKIRGVGTKRILRDAAQGRVPAEILGRSKYGFQIPLGSWFKGRLKSWGEQRLMESTHGLFDKKGVEDLWKEHQLGRADHTHRLWLLIFFNEWHEQFRQETGVISRTG
- a CDS encoding ATPase codes for the protein MARDFGGGVDVGSCTTKAVVVDKEERILGSHVLYSGTDFEVASETAWTECLRAAGLDRADVTSVISTGYGRRSVPFASSNRTEISCHGRGCLHFFPGPITVVDIGGQDNKVIKLDKDGHRVSFKMNRKCAAGTGAFLEEMALRLRLPLQDLDGLARNADGEVALGSYCTVFTATEVLEKIKAGHRVEQIVRGLFHSVVKRIMEMDVLTDTVVLTGGVIEHNPFLAELIKQHTASPVAIPPHPQITGALGAALYAVV
- a CDS encoding 2-hydroxyacyl-CoA dehydratase, producing the protein MAEQDKAKRKSFAAASEMKRLMADHFHSLDAAKKAGRPKVAWCTSVGPAELLHAMGFLVYYPENHGALLGATRMATDFIPVANSIGYSPDICSYLTSDVGAYLKGQTPLTKSYGLESIPKADILVYNTNQCRDVQDWFAFYAREWDVPLVGIHTHRNIKAVQQYHITDLAAQMKAMIPTLEQVSGNRFDVDRLREVVSLSLECTRLWRQVLECGAAKPAPLTFFDASIHMAPAVVLRGLPEAVEYYKLLLNELDERIAQKTAAIDGERHRIYWDGMPIWGKLRDLSDQFSSLKTNIVASTYCNSWIFDAFDPAEPFESMARAYTELFIVRDESYKEAYMDQWIERFGVDGVIFHDAKTCPNNSNSRYSMPQRMTKRLKVPSLVIQGDLNDLRCYSEEQTKTNIEAFIEQLDDQR